A portion of the Micropterus dolomieu isolate WLL.071019.BEF.003 ecotype Adirondacks unplaced genomic scaffold, ASM2129224v1 contig_13558, whole genome shotgun sequence genome contains these proteins:
- the LOC123966498 gene encoding type-2 ice-structuring protein-like: SRQDVTTDTEKEEEKIVLQQVIIIFNICIISTMKTLTLSALLCAMMALTRAAVLPTIEVVNWIDSVTPTGESHVVSRSTSCSEVWTAFNGRCFLYVPRSMNWAVAERNCMSMGGHLASVHNIQEYHQIQAMILRETQNQGLTWIGGSDAQQDGVWFWSDGKPFSFSYWCPDEPNNAGGRQNCLQMNDSDKKCWDDLQCDVHRPSVCVRNGC; encoded by the exons CTCCAGACAGGACGTAACCACAGACActgagaaggaggaagagaagatcGTTCTGCAGCAG GTAATCATCATCTTCAACATCTGCATCATCTCCACCATGAAGACGCTGACTCTGTCTGCACTTCTTTGTGCCATGATGGCTCTGACCAGAGCTGCTG TTCTTCCAACCATAGAGGTTGTAAACTGGATCGACTCGGTCACTCCAACAG GAGAGAGTCATGTTGTCAGTAGGTCCACATCTTGTTCCGAGGTTTGGACTGCTTTCAACGGTCGCTGTTTCCTCTACGTTCCACGATCCATGAATTGGGCTGTGGCTGAG AGAAACTGTATGTCCATGGGTGGACACCTTGCATCTGTACACAACATCCAGGAGTACCATCAGATTCAGGCGATGATATTGAGGGAAACTCAAAATCAAGGATTAACATGGATTGGGGGATCTGATGCACAACAG GATGGAGTTTGGTTCTGGAGTGACGGAAAGCCTTTCAGCTTTTCTTACTGGTGTCCTGATGAGCCTAATAACGCTGGCGGTCGTCAGAACTGTCTGCAAATGAATGATTCag ATAAGAAATGCTGGGATGACCTGCAATGTGATGTTCACCGCCCATCTGTCTGTGTCAGAAATGGCTGTTAA